The stretch of DNA GACCTCATAGACCTAGAGAATGCCACCATGGAGCTGAAGATCAGCACCAAGCGAAGCCTGGCGCTGGACTTTCCCCAACCCGCTGCAGACTATCTGGCCTTCCGGAACCAGCTGTTGAAGAACTCTGTGTGCCTGGAAAACTGCACACTGCAGGATAAGTCACTCACGGGCACCGTGAAAGTCCGAAACCTTGGCTTTGAGAAATCTGTCCATGTCCGGGTAACTGTTGACTCATGGAAAACCTACACAGACATTGACTGCACCTTTATGAACAACGTCTACAGTTGCCAGGACACAGACACATTCGCCTTTGTCTTCAAACTGCCCCGTTACGTACCTCCTTATAATAGAGTCGAATTCTGCATATGCTTCAAAAGCAAAGACCAGGTTTTCTGGGACAATAATGATGGGAAAAACTACATTCTCAAACCAATTGGGTGGAATGGAGAGGATGTGAAAACACTGCCCAAAACCCCTGCTGAGCGTAAGAAACCAGAAGAGCACAAGAACTCCAGTAAACTACTGGAGATGGGGTTTGACCAGTTTGGAAGTCCCCGCTCATCAAGTGGACTCTTTCTTGGGTTGCAAAGCTGGGGCCGAATTGAGAATGGTGCCAACTACTGGTGAAATTAGGGAAGACTTTCAGCTACAGTGAATAGTTATAACAGGGATAGACTTGGAGCAGAGGGATAGCTGTACTAGTGACATAACTTATCTTAAAATGTCAAAAGCTGCTTTGAATGCAATGAAGCACATCAAGAAATAAAAAGTGTATGGAAATATGGACCATGGCTAGTTTCTACWGCTATTTGGTTACCATAGAGATACTTTCTTAATATGATC from Salvelinus sp. IW2-2015 linkage group LG25, ASM291031v2, whole genome shotgun sequence encodes:
- the LOC111952020 gene encoding protein phosphatase 1 regulatory subunit 3C-B isoform X1 gives rise to the protein MSATRVLHVLNSSAMPVPVMPVDIAMRMYITHSPPLRSFLSSHEDLRARNRVNHYKPLRPCISSQRPLEAPSLVWKSPKTTMKTSKGKKRVVFADSKGMSLTAIHVFSKFDEXPALSNFQFDLIDLENATMELKISTKRSLALDFPQPAADYLAFRNQLLKNSVCLENCTLQDKSLTGTVKVRNLGFEKSVHVRVTVDSWKTYTDIDCTFMNNVYSCQDTDTFAFVFKLPRYVPPYNRVEFCICFKSKDQVFWDNNDGKNYILKPIGWNGEDVKTLPKTPAERKKPEEHKNSSKLLEMGFDQFGSPRSSSGLFLGLQSWGRIENGANYW
- the LOC111952020 gene encoding protein phosphatase 1 regulatory subunit 3C-B isoform X2: MPVPVMPVDIAMRMYITHSPPLRSFLSSHEDLRARNRVNHYKPLRPCISSQRPLEAPSLVWKSPKTTMKTSKGKKRVVFADSKGMSLTAIHVFSKFDEXPALSNFQFDLIDLENATMELKISTKRSLALDFPQPAADYLAFRNQLLKNSVCLENCTLQDKSLTGTVKVRNLGFEKSVHVRVTVDSWKTYTDIDCTFMNNVYSCQDTDTFAFVFKLPRYVPPYNRVEFCICFKSKDQVFWDNNDGKNYILKPIGWNGEDVKTLPKTPAERKKPEEHKNSSKLLEMGFDQFGSPRSSSGLFLGLQSWGRIENGANYW